One region of Carya illinoinensis cultivar Pawnee chromosome 8, C.illinoinensisPawnee_v1, whole genome shotgun sequence genomic DNA includes:
- the LOC122274411 gene encoding uncharacterized protein LOC122274411, translating into MARGGTRLNHLLFAYDRVLFGKAKSEEWKKLMDMLKVYERALATKKNLWKRKAVENASCPICGFEEETAMHVMWQCPAARDIWIGSIQVIQKWSSVEDNFLILWEKLIDKLTDKELELVAVLMRLLWLRRNSFIFEEKFKDPDSVIRSARAVIEDFQEARIDESKIKSPVTIGSGSQRWIKPTQGFIKANWDASLGTQNLGLGIVLRNGIGEVLACACYKKPPVSDSTLAETMALWQAVELSNELGFRVILEGDAQVMVQAINSEDEDFSLGGHIVEDVKVVLRERRAWKVQFTRREGNGVANSLAKKALLVEHD; encoded by the exons ATGGCAAGAGGGGGCACTAGGCTAAATCACCTGCTTTTTGCATATGATCGTGTCCTTTTTGGAAAGGCCAAGAGTGAGGAATGGAAGAAGCTTATGGATATGTTAAAAGTCTATGAAAGGGCCTTAG CAACAAAGAAAAACTTGTGGAAAAGGAAAGCAGTAGAGAATGCTTCATGTCCAATATGTGGCTTTGAGGAGGAAACTGCCATGCATGTTATGTGGCAATGCCCTGCTGCAAGGGATATTTGGATAGGTTCAATTCAAGTTATACAGAAATGGTCCAGTGTAGAAGATAATTTTCTGATTCTATGGGAGAAGTTAATAGATAAATTGACAGATAAGGAGCTAGAGTTAGTGGCTGTATTGATGAGACTATTGTGGCTTAGAAGAAACTCTTTCATTTTTGAAGAGAAGTTCAAAGATCCTGATTCTGTAATTAGATCAGCTAGAGCAGTTATTGAAGATTTCCAAGAGGCTAGGATAGATGAGTCAAAGATAAAAAGTCCAGTTACCATTGGAAGTGGCAGTCAAAGGTGGATTAAGCCGACACAAGGATTCATAAAAGCAAACTGGGATGCTTCTTTAGGCACACAAAATTTGGGACTTGGTATTGTTTTGAGGAATGGTATTGGAGAAGTCCTGGCTTGTGCTTGTTATAAAAAACCACCAGTTTCTGATTCTACTCTAGCAGAAACTATGGCACTATGGCAGGCTGTCGAACTAAGTAATGAATTGGGTTTTAGAGTCATTCTTGAAGGGGATGCTCAAGTCATGGTACAAGCTATTAACAGTGAGGATGAGGACTTTTCTCTTGGTGGGCATATAGTAGAGGATGTTAAAGttgttttgagagagagaagggcATGGAAGGTTCAGTTTacaagaagagaaggaaatggGGTGGCAAATTCGTTAGCAAAAAAAGCTTTATTAGTTGAACATGATTAG